The following are from one region of the Ischnura elegans chromosome X, ioIscEleg1.1, whole genome shotgun sequence genome:
- the LOC124170914 gene encoding uncharacterized protein LOC124170914, translated as MSPRSHILAESEDEERWEEMSQVSTSSSEGGERQEAATQESGSPIAERERAIEASTPESTEEQRYPSTTESQAAARQRSPYLLRPRPTPTPPEPLGVREGTPRRTPASCLPSESSTLREYAHSSEGREEDASALASPISTPRTPAHTAEGRGDSRSNDADDNILISPTHPARSPYLLRSQTGPSSEGKTIQWVKQTRPIIN; from the exons ATGTCCCCCCGATCCCATATATTGGCCGAGTCGGAGGACGAAGAACGGTGGGAGGAAATGAGTCAGGTGTCGACATCGTCATCGGAGGGCGGAGAGAGACAGGAAGCGGCGACCCAAGAGTCTGGATCGCCAATAGCCGAGAGAGAACGAGCAATAGAGGCCTCCACGCCGGAGAGCACGGAGGAGCAGAGATACCCGTCGACGACCGAGTCGCAAGCAGCTGCCCGGCAAAGGAGCCCTTATCTCCTGAGGCCCCGACCTACCCCTACGCCTCCAGAGCCGTTGGGTGTACGAGAGGGCACTCCCCGTAGAACCCCAGCGAGCTGCCTACCCAGCGAGAGCAGTACTCTAAGAGAGTACGCACATTCCAGTGAAGGCCGTGAAGAAGACGCCAGTGCCCTTGCTTCTCCCATTTCCACACCCCGTACGCCAGCACATAccgcggaaggccgcggagacaGCAGAAGTAACGACGCAGATGACAACATCCTTATCTCTCCAACCCATCCCGCCCGCTCTCCCTATCTTTTGAGGTCGCAAACCGGACCGTCCTCAGAAGGGAAGAC GATTCAATGGGTGAAGCAGACGAGGCCTATAATCAATTAG
- the LOC124170958 gene encoding uncharacterized protein LOC124170958 — protein MRRLHICVFFEKDRGSSVKEIIVRVMASLLRNEVAQEFSWLGAKRKRVFSSLKLRRVIDDIVLNQDATATKSSVEVIVKGWLKHAKARHEREVTPKNSRTLLSTLNSNSGPTPSDSESEN, from the exons atgaggcGGCTACATATAT GTGTCTTCTTTGAGAAAGATAGAGGCTCCAGTGTGAAGGAAATCATTGTCAGGGTGATGGCAAGTTTGCTGAGAAATGAAGTAGCCCAGGAATTCAGCTGGTTGGGAGCTAAAAGAAAGAGGGTGTTTAGCTCGTTGAAATTAAGAAGAGTTATTGATG atatAGTACTTAACCAGGATGCTACAGCCACCAAATCCAGTGTGGAGGTCATAGTGAAGGGTTGGCTGAAACATGCCAAGGCAAGGCacgagagagaggt GACACCCAAAAACTCGAGAACTCTGCTCTCTACTCTGAACTCTAACTCTGGTCCCACGCCATCTGATAGCGAAAGTGAAAACTGA